From a region of the Plodia interpunctella isolate USDA-ARS_2022_Savannah chromosome 13, ilPloInte3.2, whole genome shotgun sequence genome:
- the fliI gene encoding protein flightless-1 yields MANTGLLPFVRGVDLTCNDFSDDKFPDAIQYMTGLQWLRLDKTNLNDIPEELGKLMKLENLSLKKNSLEKLFGELTELKCLRSLNVRHNKVKSSGIPPELFHLEELTTLDLSHNRLKEVPDGLDKAKSLLVLNLSHNKIEAIPPTLFVQLTDLLFLDLSNNLLETLPPQTRRLANLQTLILNDNPLGLFQLRQLPSLQSLETLHMRNTQRTVANLPTSLDTLANLADVDLSKNALTKVPDALYSLQNLKRLNLSDNEIAEISSAMDMWQKLESLNLSRNKLSVLPASLCKLQSLRRLHVDDNQLDFEGIPSGIGKLATLEVFSAANNQLETIPEGLCRCGSLKKLNLSWNKLITLPDAIHLLGDMESLQLHGNPELVMPPKPVERSKGAGLAYYNIDFSLQTQLQLAGAATSESTTPNSVKSDPIARKLRLRRGRPEPEQKDSALILRGMQEQANTQHNEQAGEQRNSELKPKRWDETLEKPPLDYSEFFDEDTGQSPGLQVWEIENFIPAPVDEVQHGKFFEGDCYIVLKTTVEEQGQLSWDIHFWIGSKATLDKGACAAMHAVNLRNLLGAKRTQRHEQGDESPEFLALFPTEPTYIAGSHTPSGFFTVDDVHYVTRLYRVHAAGNSIHLEPVAVQAESLDPRYVFLLDAGLTIYLWNGKKAKNTLKSKARLFAEKINKEERKNKAELIAEPPGKEPANFWKTLGYEGELPFVPEETVPEEFEWSPPRLYRVELGMGYLELPQPEPALTRAALATRNVYILDARTDVFVWFGKKSSRLVRAAAVKLAQELFTMLQRPPHALVTRLQEATETQVFKTYFQGWEEVIAVDFTRTAESVARTGADLASWARQQETKTDLSALFTPRQTPMQPSEAKTLAEEWNEDLEAMEAFVLEGRHFVKLPDQELGIFHSQDCYVFLCRYIMPAEPEEENEGSNDADEDAESASWVVYFWQGRWASNMGWLTFTFGLERKFKQLCKRLDVVRTHQQQESLKFMAHFHRRFIIKDGKRKVKPEGKAPVELFELRSNGSALCTRLIQVKADASQLNSAFCYILNVPLEGANETSSAIVYVWIGSQSSADCARLIEQIAEEKFNNPWLSLQVLTEGSEPDNFFWVAMGGRKPYDGDAEFLNYTRLFRCSNEKGYFTVSEKCTDFCQDDLADDDIMILDNGEQVFLWLGAKCSEVEIKLAYKSAQVYIQHMKSVQPSRPRKLFLTLKNKESRRFTKCFHGWGEHKRPPE; encoded by the exons atgGCAAATACGGGCTTATTACCTTTTGTACGAGGGGTAGACTTAACGTGTAATGACTTTAGC gaTGATAAATTTCCTGACGCTATACAGTATATGACTGGCCTTCAGTGGCTAAGACTAGACAAGACCAATCTGAACGATATTCCTGAGGAATTAGGAAAGCTTATGAAATTG GAAAATTTGTCACTCAAAAAGAACAGTTTAGAAAAGTTATTTGGAGAATTGACTGAATTAAAATGCCTCCGGTCTTTGAATGTGAGACATAACAAGGTGAAGAGTTCTGGAATACCTCCGGAATTGTTCCATCTGGAGGAGCTCACAACCCTGGACTTGTCCCACAACAGACTAAAAGAGGTGCCAGATGGGTTGGATAAGGCCAAGTCTCTACTGGTGTTGAATCTAAGCCACAACAA GATTGAAGCTATACCACCAACATTGTTTGTTCAGTTGACAGATCTACTGTTTTTAGACTTGTCTAATAACTTATTGGAGACCCTGCCACCCCAGACTAGAAGGCTGGCGAACCTCCAGACCCTCATACTTAATGATAATCCACTAGGACTTTTCCAGCTaag GCAACTGCCATCACTCCAAAGTCTGGAGACGCTCCACATGCGCAACACCCAGCGCACGGTGGCAAACCTGCCCACATCCCTGGACACACTCGCCAACCTCGCTGATGTGGACTTGTCTAAGAATGCACTTACCAAAGTGCCAGACGCCCTGTATTCGCTACAAAACTTGAAGAGACTGAATCTTAGTGATAATGAAATTGCTGAGATATCATCag cAATGGACATGTGGCAGAAGTTAGAAAGTTTGAATCTCTCCCGCAACAAACTGAGTGTGCTGCCTGCGTCTCTATGCAAGCTGCAGAGTCTGCGGAGACTGCATGTGGATGACAACCAGCTGGACTTCGAGGGGATCCCCTCGGGCATCGGCAAGTTGGCCACTTTGGAGGTGTTCTCCGCTGCCAACAACCAGCTTGAGACGATTCCCGAAGGGCTGTGCAG ATGCGGCTCCCTAAAAAAGCTAAACCTAAGCTGGAACAAACTGATCACGCTCCCCGACGCAATCCACCTCCTCGGCGACATGGAAAGCCTTCAGCTCCACGGCAACCCGGAGCTGGTGATGCCCCCGAAGCCCGTGGAGAGGTCCAAGGGCGCAGGCCTGGCGTACTATAATATAGACTTCTCACTTCAAACGCAACTGCAGTTAGCGGGAGCAGCTACTTCCGAATCTACTACGCCTAATA GCGTGAAATCCGACCCGATCGCACGAAAGCTACGACTCCGTCGCGGGCGACCCGAGCCCGAACAGAAGGACTCTGCCCTGATCCTGCGCGGGATGCAGGAGCAAGCCAACACCCAACACAACGAGCAAGCTGGCGAGCAACGGAACAGCGAGCTTAA GCCTAAACGCTGGGACGAGACGCTGGAGAAGCCGCCCCTGGACTACTCAGAGTTCTTCGACGAGGACACCGGACAGAGCCCAGGGCTACAAGTCTGGGAGATCGAAAACTTCATCCCGGCGCCTGTCGACGAG GTGCAACACGGGAAGTTCTTCGAAGGCGACTGTTACATCGTGCTGAAGACCACAGTAGAGGAACAGGGCCAGCTCAGTTGGGACATACACTTCTGGATCGGCTCCAAGGCCACG CTAGACAAAGGCGCATGCGCAGCCATGCACGCCGTGAACCTGCGCAACCTGCTCGGCGCGAAGCGGACACAGCGACACGAGCAAGGAGACGAGAGTCCAGAGTTCCTGGCTCTGTTCCCCACTGAGCCGACATACATCGCCGGCAGCCACACGCCTTCTGGATTCTTCACGGTGGACGATGTT CATTACGTAACGCGGCTGTACCGCGTGCACGCAGCGGGCAACAGCATCCACCTGGAGCCGGTCGCGGTGCAAGCGGAATCTCTGGACCCGCGCTACGTCTTCCTGTTAGATGCTGGACTGACTATATACTTATG GAACGGCAAAAAGGCGAAGAACACGCTGAAATCAAAAGCGCGACTATTCGCCGAGAAAATCAACAAGGAAGAGCGCAAGAATAAGGCTGAGTTGATAGCAGAGCCGCCCGGGAAGGAACCCGCTAATTTCTGGAAGACCTTGGGCTATGAGGGAGAACTGCCATTCGTGCCAgag gAAACAGTGCCGGAAGAGTTCGAGTGGTCGCCGCCGCGGCTGTACCGCGTGGAGCTGGGCATGGGCTACCTGGAGCTGCCGCAGCCCGAGCCCGCGCTGACGCGCGCGGCGCTCGCCACCAGGAACGTGTACATACTGGACGCGCGCACCGACGTCTTCGTGTG GTTTGGTAAGAAATCCTCTCGGCTAGTACGCGCGGCCGCGGTGAAGCTAGCACAGGAACTGTTCACGATGCTGCAGCGGCCTCCGCACGCATTAGTCACCAGGCTACAGGAGGCTACCGAAACACAG GTGTTCAAGACATACTTCCAGGGCTGGGAGGAGGTGATCGCGGTGGACTTCACGCGCACCGCGGAGTCTGTGGCGCGCACCGGCGCCGACCTCGCCAGCTGGGCGCGCCAGCAGGAGACCAA AACGGACCTGTCAGCCCTCTTCACCCCCCGTCAAACCCCCATGCAGCCCTCGGAAGCTAAAACCTTAGCAGAAGAGTGGAACGAAGACCTGGAAGCGATGGAAGCATTTGTACTCGAAGGGAGACACTTTGTGAAGCTCCCGGACCAGGAGCTGGGGATCTTCCACAGTCAGGACTGCTATGTGTTCCTGTGCAGATATATCATGCCGGCCgag CCGGAAGAAGAAAACGAAGGTTCAAACGACGCCGACGAGGACGCGGAGTCTGCCTCCTGGGTGGTGTACTTCTGGCAAGGCCGCTGGGCCAGCAACATGGGCTGGCTCACCTTCACCTTCGGCCTGGAGCGGAAGTTCAAGCAGCTGTGCAAGAGGCTCGACGTCGTCAGGACCCACCAGCAACAGGAGAGCTTGAAGTTCATGGCGCACTTCCACAGGCGGTTCATCATCAAGGACGGCAAGAGGAAAGTCAAACcg GAGGGCAAGGCCCCCGTAGAGTTGTTTGAACTGCGCAGCAACGGCTCGGCTCTGTGCACGCGGCTCATACAAGTGAAGGCCGACGCGTCGCAGCTCAACAGCGCTTTCTG TTACATACTGAACGTGCCCCTAGAGGGCGCCAACGAGACGTCATCAGCGATAGTGTACGTGTGGATCGGCAGCCAGAGCTCCGCCGACTGCGCTCGGCTCATCGAGCAGATCGCTGAGGAGAAGTTCAACAACCCCTGGCTCAGTCTGCAG GTGCTAACGGAGGGCAGTGAGCCGGACAACTTCTTCTGGGTGGCGATGGGCGGGCGCAAACCCTACGACGGCGACGCGGAGTTCCTCAACTACACGCGGCTGTTCCGCTGCTCCAACGAGAAGGGCTACTTCACTGTCTCCGAGAAGTGCACAGACTTCTGCCAG GATGACCTGGCAGACGACGACATAATGATCCTGGACAACGGGGAGCAGGTGTTCTTGTGGCTCGGCGCCAAGTGCTCCGAGGTCGAGATCAAACTGGCTTACAAATCTGCTCAG GTTTACATCCAACACATGAAGTCCGTGCAGCCGAGCCGACCGCGCA